In Neofelis nebulosa isolate mNeoNeb1 chromosome 10, mNeoNeb1.pri, whole genome shotgun sequence, one DNA window encodes the following:
- the FSHB gene encoding follitropin subunit beta, which yields MKSVQFCFLFCCWRVICCKSCELTNITITVEREECRFCMSINATWCAGYCYTRDLVYKDPARPNNQKTCTFKELVYETVKVPGCAHQADSLYTYPVATECHCGKCDSDSTDCTVQGLGPSYCSFSEMKE from the exons ATGAAGTCAGTCcagttttgcttccttttctgttgCTGGAGAGTAATCTGCTGCAAGAGCTGTGAGCTGACAAACATCACCATCACAGTGGAAAGAGAGGAATGTCGCTTCTGCATGAGCATCAATGCCACTTGGTGTGCAGGCTACTGCTATACCCGG GATCTAGTGTACAAGGACCCAGCCAGGCCCAACAACCAGAAAACATGTACCTTCAAAGAGCTGGTGTACGAGACAGTGAAAGTGCCCGGCTGTGCTCACCAGGCAGATTCCCTGTATACATACCCAGTAGCCACTGAATGTCACTGTGGCAAGTGTGATAGTGACAGTACTGACTGCACCGTACAAGGCCTGGGGCCCAGCTACTGCTCCTTcagtgaaatgaaagaataa